A stretch of DNA from Paenibacillus albus:
TGCGAGATGAGGTAGTTCGGCTGCAGCGCGATTTTTCCGCCTCCGCCAGGGGCATCGACGACGAAGGTCGGCACAGCATACCCGCTCGTATGTCCGCGCAGCGCTTCGATAATTTCAAGCCCCTTCGACACCGGCGCCCGGAAGTGGCCGATACCTTCGGACAAGTCGCATTGATAGATGTAATAGGGACGGACGCGGATTTTGACAAGATCATGCATCAGCTTCTTCATAATATGAGTGCTATCATTAATGCCCGCAAGAATAACAGCCTGGTTGCCGAGCGGCACGCCGGCGTCAGCGAGCATCTCGCATGCCTTCTTCGCTTCGTCCGTCATCTCGAGCGGGTGGTTGAAATGTGTATTCAGCCAGATCGGATGGTATTTACGCAGTACCTTGCACAGATTCTCGGTAATGCGCTGAGGGAACACGACCGGAGCGCGCGTACCGATCCGAATGATCTCGACATGGGGGATTTCTCGCAAATTCTTCAAAATATATTCAAGAATCGTATCATTAATGAGCAATCCGTCACCGCCAGAGAGCAGCACATCGCGCACTTCCGGCGTATTGCGGATATAAGCGATTGCATCGTCCATCTGCTTCTTCGGCACGCCCATGCCAACTTGGCCGGAGAAGCGTCTGCGGGTGCAGTAACGGCAGTACATTGAGCATTGGTTCGTTACGAGGAACAGCACGCGGTCCGGGTAGCGATGCGTAAGTCCGGGAGTCGGTGAATCTTCATCCTCGTACAGCGGATCTTCGAGGTCGTACTTGGTCTTAAGCAGTTCTGCGGAAATCGGAACCGATTGCAGCCTGATCGGGCATCTTGGATCGTCGGGATGCATAAGCGAAGCGTAATAAGGCGTAATGTTGAGCGGGATCGTCTGCGTGGAGATCTGCACGCCTACTTCCTCATCCGGTGTCAGGTTGACCACTTGCTTCAATTCATCGAGTGTCTTGATCGTGTGCGTAAGCTGCCACAGCCAATCATTCCACTGTTCATCCGTAACGTCCTTCCAGAGCGGAACCTCTTTCCAATGCCGGTTGCTGCTAAGAGGCACCTTGTCCTTTCCGCCATTGCTAGCCATATTCATCTGCTGCACCTCCATGAGAGTACCTATCTAATGGAATATAGAAGCAAGGAGTGTGCCAACAGCGCCGCCAAAATAAAAAAAGAGCTCCAGGAAGGAGCCCATTTTAGATGAATTTCTCGTTCTGTTGCTCACATGAGCCGCCAGCTAGGCACGCGAAGCTGCCAAACCCTCTCATTCGGTCATCTGCCTCGCAATGCCATACCGCTTCAGCTTATATTGCAGCGCTTGCCGCTTAATGCCGAGCTCCTGCGCCGTTAGGCTGATGTTGAACGCATTTCGCTGAAGCGCCTCTTCAATTGCTTCGCGCTCGAGCTGCTTGATGCGATTGGTGAGCTTCTCATCCTCCGGCGCTTGCGAGACAGGCAGCGATGATCTGCTCTGATCACGAGGCTCGTTCTGTAGATGGGCAGGAAGATGACGCACATCGATCAGCGTATCGTCGATCTCCACCATATTGAACGCCGACTCAATCGCATGGCTGAGCTCGCGTACATTGCCCGGCCATGAATAGCCATTCAGCCGAGCGAGCGCAGCAGGTGCAATGCCTGTCAACTGCATCCCGAACACACCGTTCATTTTCTCAATAAAATGATCGACCAAGAGTGGAATATCCTCAATCCGATCTTTGAGCGGCGGCAGCTCCAGCTTCACAACGCTTAGCCGAAAATACAGATCACCACGCAAACGCCCCTCATCAAGCGCCTTCGCTGGGTCCATATTCATCGCGGTAATGACGCGCACGTCTGCTTGGAACTCGCTCGTCCCGCCGATTCGGCGCACCATGCCATCCTGAAGCACGCGAAGCAGCTTCGCTTGCAAATAAATATCCAAGCTGTTCAGCTCATCTAAGAAAAGCGTGCCGCCGCTTGCTTGCTCGAACAAGCCTGCCCGGTCAACAGCGCCGGTGAACGCGCCGCGCGTCGTGCCAAACATAATGCCTTCGAGCAGATCGGCCGGTACAGCGGCACAATTCTGCGCAATGAAAGGGCGGCTGCGGCGGACGCCTGCATTATGTATGCTTTGGGCGAACAGCTCCTTGCCCGTGCCGGTCGCGCCGTAGATGAGCACGGGCGAGTTGGTGCGCGAAGTCTTCTTCG
This window harbors:
- a CDS encoding sigma-54 interaction domain-containing protein; this encodes MLGRNDSVSNYFEKLLNTIDVGVHFIDKGGNTVFYNDKMAEIDGLNREQVLGQNILHLYPSLTIETSTLEKVLQTGQQLPARIQTYFNVDGKRIMTINSTYPLYDNGRLVGALEVAKDITSIVHLHDQILDLRQQLYHPKPKDPKSKAAARYEFSDLIGQSKPFQDVLQLAKKTSRTNSPVLIYGATGTGKELFAQSIHNAGVRRSRPFIAQNCAAVPADLLEGIMFGTTRGAFTGAVDRAGLFEQASGGTLFLDELNSLDIYLQAKLLRVLQDGMVRRIGGTSEFQADVRVITAMNMDPAKALDEGRLRGDLYFRLSVVKLELPPLKDRIEDIPLLVDHFIEKMNGVFGMQLTGIAPAALARLNGYSWPGNVRELSHAIESAFNMVEIDDTLIDVRHLPAHLQNEPRDQSRSSLPVSQAPEDEKLTNRIKQLEREAIEEALQRNAFNISLTAQELGIKRQALQYKLKRYGIARQMTE